A genomic region of Peptoniphilus sp. ING2-D1G contains the following coding sequences:
- the murI gene encoding glutamate racemase (Aspartate racemase (EC) and glutamate racemase (EC) are two evolutionary related bacterial enzymes that do not seem to require a cofactor for their activity [PUBMED:8385993]. Glutamate racemase, which interconverts L-glutamate into D-glutamate, is required for the biosynthesis of peptidoglycan and some peptide-based antibiotics such as gramicidin S. In addition to characterised aspartate and glutamate racemases, this family also includes a hypothetical protein from Erwinia carotovora and one from Escherichia coli (ygeA); High confidence in function and specificity) has translation MDNRSIGIFDSGVGGLSVLNRLVKLLPNEKYVYIGDTFRMPYGVKSVDVIREYSKKSIEFISKENLKAVVIACNTVSSCGLQNLYDNFDFPIIDVITPGSVDAVCVTVNGKIAVTGTNATINSGLYKKYINDINPDIEVRSIAFTDLVPAIEGGHSLDEIGKKIIEKYIDDFGDFDYDTLVFGCTHYPLAKSNFKKIFQERNKNVFLVDPAHNTALKLRETLEQLNAFSDFKEGSIKFFTTSEPERFKKLAIEHTKLKKEYINPVMVDLDEELKKR, from the coding sequence ATGGACAACAGATCCATTGGAATTTTTGATAGCGGAGTCGGCGGGCTAAGCGTGCTAAACAGACTGGTAAAACTACTTCCGAACGAAAAATATGTATACATAGGCGACACCTTTAGAATGCCCTATGGTGTAAAAAGTGTCGATGTGATAAGAGAATATTCCAAAAAATCCATAGAATTTATATCCAAAGAAAATTTAAAGGCGGTGGTAATAGCCTGCAATACAGTTAGCTCCTGCGGTCTTCAAAATCTCTACGACAATTTTGATTTTCCTATAATAGATGTGATAACTCCCGGCTCGGTAGATGCAGTGTGTGTGACTGTGAATGGAAAAATAGCTGTTACCGGAACAAATGCCACAATCAACAGCGGTTTATATAAAAAATACATCAACGACATCAACCCTGATATTGAAGTGCGCTCCATAGCTTTTACAGACTTAGTACCGGCTATTGAAGGAGGACACAGTCTTGATGAAATCGGCAAAAAAATTATCGAAAAATATATAGATGATTTCGGAGACTTCGATTACGATACCCTGGTCTTCGGCTGTACTCACTATCCTCTTGCAAAGTCCAACTTCAAAAAAATATTTCAAGAAAGAAACAAAAACGTATTTTTAGTCGATCCGGCTCACAACACAGCTCTTAAATTAAGAGAAACTCTGGAACAACTAAACGCATTCTCCGATTTCAAAGAAGGCAGCATAAAATTCTTTACCACATCCGAACCCGAAAGATTTAAAAAACTTGCAATAGAACACACAAAACTGAAAAAAGAATATATTAACCCGGTAATGGTTGATTTAGATGAAGAACTTAAAAAGAGGTAA